From the genome of Solanum lycopersicum chromosome 12, SLM_r2.1:
GCAATCACTCCCGTAGTTTTGACCTAATGAGCTTTCTTCACGTTGAGTTAATTAACCCAGCGGGTTCGCCTAGATGCCTAGTAAAGAACGAGCTGGTGGGAAAGAGATGGAGATCATGAAAAGCATTTCCACGCAAAGAGGCAGGCGACCGGGAAGCTTTGGTTCTAGAATGCCGACTACATGGGAACATATGTTATATAGGTTGATTCTAATTCTTGATACCAGCTCGATTCCGAGGAATAAAGGGAGGGCTTGACCACAATTTCCCAAGTAAGAGATAGAATCTCACTAATTGGAAGGAAAGGGAGGGCTTCGATCCATTGTCATTCGCTTTCTTGGTATAGAGAGGTCTCCACCATAAAAGAGAGAACTCCTAATCCTTATTCTGCAGATCAAAGAGCGACGTAATTCCCCATTCATCTGAAATAGTATTTTAGTAAAGATAGAGGCATTCTGGGACGACTACTACGACTATATGACCATCTAGTGCAGTGGCTTGGAATCAAGCTACCTTGACCATCTTCCAATGTTCTAAATAATTTACTAATCAAAGGCTGTAAGGGCGAACTTCTCTACATTCATCCACACCACAGTGACCCCGAAGCGATCTTCTTCTAGTTGCGGGACGAAATCCGCCAGCCCATTGTTGGCTCTGAATAACTAGCCCAGCAATAAGCCCAATTGTTCCATAACTTGCTCCTCCAGATGGGAAGTATAGATAGAAAGGTAGAAAAGGAGGTGTAGGCTCTAATATGATGGAAGATTAAATGATTTCTTCATTCTATTTCGGCTATTCCTTTCCGGCGGGTGATTTATTCATGAGCTAGAGAGATAAGAGCTTTGATTCGCAGGCAGGATATAGAAATCGAGCACTATCTATATATAGTAGCTTCTAACTCCACAACTAAACTAAAGGCTCTGGAACATAGTATACACCCTAGAACTAGTGATGCAGATAATGCGGTATTTGTTGGAATTAGAGCGAATCCAGATGCAATTTACCAAGTCAAAGCAAGGGGTTGAAAAAGCACCACAAGGGACAAGAACGACGTTCTGACTAAACAAGAGTTTCTTCAATTTGGTCGAAAGTCGTAAAGAAGGCACCGGATAAGCAGCAAAGATAAACTACTACCGTACAGCACATCCCGTGGGAGGCCTTCAAAGGCTATCATTCGTAGGATGAGACGCTAACCTACGCCCGTACATTCCAACCTCCCTCCTTGGGACTTAGCTCTAAAGATGAATTTCCAGTTATCCGATTACCTTGCCCGGTTAGGAGAACAGTTAGAGGTAGAAAAAGATGCCGACACCGAACACTTAAAGAATTGTCCTTCGCTTCAAGACTGTCAGCCTATTCACTTTGCGCCGAAGCAGACGCTGCCTATGCAGAGCCTTTTCCTTTGTGAACATGCCCATAAGACACGATAAAAAAAGCCAAAAATTGGGCTTCTAGATGCCTTACAATAAAGAAGCCCCGGCCCCTCGGTGTCTTACACGTCTTCTCGACCCTGCCGAACCTGCTTTCTTTCTTCAGGTAGTGAAGTCACTCCGGTTTGTGTATGACTTGATGCGCTAAAGTCTGGATCTTGCCCCTAGTTACTTAATCGTATTCGACTTCTATCGCAGATTTGTTATTTCTTACGCATTTATTTCCATTAGCTCTCCAAGCTTCCTATCTTTCCATTCCTTCCTAAGCTTCAGTTGGTGTAATAGTCCCACCCCAGTAAGGGGAATCCTTTCTAAGAAagaattttttccattttgttgaggCATGATGAGAGAGGGCGGCTCCATGTCATCAttgttttgaagaaaattgagGCGGACCATATTACTATTTTTGTTGTTACGGTTGAAGGATTCGGTGGTTTTTGCGGTGGTGGAGAACATATTACGGCGAGAAGCAGCTCTTTCACGCCTATGAGCATTCTGGTGTCCTTCAAGAGCTTGAGAAGTACAAAACTTGCGAGAACAGTAGAGGCAAGAGAACATTCTAGAAGATGGAACCTTTGATTTTGGTTTTGGGATCCTGCGAGGGTGCTGATGATCCACCATATCAATGGTGGAGGCTTTGGAGGAATTAGAGGACTTGTTCCAGAAATCGTAAACAAGCTGGTTGGGGTCTgccattaattaattagttttctCAGGGAGGAGGAAAgggtatatatgtatgtaattgtgatgatgAGAGTGTAGTGTTATATGTTTATAGGAGTAGAGTGAGTACTGATCTGATAAAAAAAGGTGGGGGAAGGGGAATGGTTGCATATGGTGACAGATTTTGCAGAGCAGAGTGAGTGCCACTGGCTGTTTAATTTGTTTGTATGTATCTGCTCTACACTCCACCCACTCTTCTCCTTTAGTACGTATGCACTAATATACGGTTGTTAAAGTGTACACATGTACACCTTCGTtacatttttactattttatcatcattttatttCCAGTATCCTTGCATTGCATGCATGCTCAATTACCTATCCTATACACTCTTAAGTAAGTACACCTGCTGCCTGTTACCACTAATTAATGATAGCTCATTTTGGAGTGAAACCTGATCTTAAGATCACTTTACTATACAGTGTAGTTAATAATGTTGTTATGTACTagtactatatatatttatcaacttTCCAGGTTCCCCATCCAcgttaattagaaaaaaatgattatttaataCCATATTCTGTTAAGTCAGTTATAGTAGACTAGGAATCCAAAAAACTTCAAATCAAGAGGTCATACTCCGCTAACTACGCTTGGTTAAAGCTTTATCCCGGTTTTTTTCATTTGCTTTCAAGTCTAGTGGAATCACTATGATATATTTCCCCGGGATCACAAAACACTATTCTATTAGGTCACAAATTTGTGCCCCATTCTCTCTCACAGAGGCGCTAGATCTTCTATCTATTCGATTAACCCTAAAGCTAGGAAGACTGCCCTACCTTCGACTGAGAGTGTCTTCGACTATAAACTCTTCTTGCGTACTTGACATATAGTCTTGACACCCATTTCCTCAAGGCTAGTTCATTCTCGGAAAAGAAAACTAGTTGAATTAGTGAGGATCCTTAAGAATGCGGGTGCCATTCTATCAGCTTCGTCCCAATGGATATCTCTTTTCTCAAACAGCAACCTAAGGAATCTCTATTTCCACATGAGGTTTGAGGGATAAGGTCTTTCTGGAAACCTTTTGAAGTGGGCAAACCAAGTCAAAGAAAGAAGCAACTCTCCAAGGATCAGAGAAGCTCCATTTCAAAGGTTAGGAGTTTAGTTTTGACTAGTACTGCCGAGGAGCGATTCCTCTGAATGGAAAGTATGAGTTCAACTGCCCTTCCTTAGAAGAATGGAGTCAGGAAGTGAGGAGACAGAAAGAATATTTTCATACCTTAAACCTATAGCTATCAATAGTCCGCACCTTTGGTTTTGTCAACACAGAGAAGCGAAGAGCTCAAGGTCAGGCAAGGCAGTCTAAGAGGCTATGGAATAGTTGCCCCAAAATAAGGGGTTATATATGATTTTACATTTATAGACAACTTCACAGATTTGTTTATGGATCTTTGcgaatttattttcatttcccTGAGACCGTGGAGAAGACATGTCCAGTCCAATGAATTTCAATCCCTTATCTCTCGGCTCGGAAGGGCACCAACGGTCGTGTTATCATACATGATAGCTGAGATAAAAGCtatgttattatgtgtggaGCCTTTTAGAAAATACCTTGCTTTCTTATATATTCTAATTGAAGTGAAGTAATGTACCTATACCCGGGAGTAgcagaaagaataaaatctctCTTTTACTGGAGTGTTTTCCCCCTAAGTCATCCAAAGGCCCTTAAAACATGACTTCATGTGCTTCTAGGTGTCTCTACTCATTTGCCTTCAATCCTGCCTTTTGAGGAAGAGGCTGCTAAGGAAGGCCTTCCAACCATAATGCCTCTATGGACGGGCGGCATGCTCTATTCTTATTATTGCACAGTCAGTCATGCATGAGTAGAGGCGTGCAGTCAAGTGAATAGAAAAGTAGTCTTTCTTCGCAGCAAGCATATTCAAGTACCGAATAGCCCGAGGAGTAGGCTTTCCGATGCTGAATCTATTCCTTAGGTTCGTAGGTTCATAGGTTCGTAGGAGGAGCCTTATGTCGTAGGTCCTTCTTTCTAAAAAGTGTAGTTTTTACTGACTCTCTGTGCCTATCTGTAAAAACGAGTATGTGAATAGAACATCTTTCAAACATTGAGATGAAATAAGTCGTGGGGCCTGAAAATGAAAGTAAGAGCTGCTCAAGGCACCATCATCCCTTGGCACAACGATCAGGTCAAGCAAAGCgatattattttcaattcatttttgaaGACCTGGGTAGCAAGTGATCTGCTTAGATCTATATCAGTTGCCAATGAAATGGAATATGGGGAACTCTCCATCTAAGTGGTTAATCCGACGAGTCAATTCTCAATGCGATACTGCTATCCGTTCGACGATACCAGTAAGTAATGTTATGTGCTCTTATCTGTCTTTTTTAACTGCAGGTAGTGCCCCCTCCATCTTTCTTCTGGGGTTTGCTTCCGAAAGGGTCTTAGACCTCAGCTTGGGAAAACCATGGTTTAGGTAATTGATCTACGCGAGACCTTGCATTGATCTAGGGAGCCTGGTGTAGTTTCTTTCCCAAAGAAATCTTTTTCAATCCATATGTTCAAAAAAGGCTATCTACCCCCATTCTACGAGCAAACCCTTTCTTTTAGTCGGGCAAGGACTCTCGGCTAGCCGTTTTTTTGTTCTTTGGTCATTTCCAGTAACCTGGTAGATCTATTGAACCTTTTCCAAAAGGAAGTTTCAAAGGGCTGCGAAACTGGTAACCTTAGACCAGAACTTGATCTACGCCCCCTCAAGGTTAAGGGCACTCAAAAGCGTCGTTGCCAACGGTGCAATCTATGGTGCCTCCAAGTTATCCAGTCGATCCTTACCCTTCCAAGTGATCAAAAGTACACCACACTTTTGATCATCTTTGCTCACGAATTCACATTCAACGAATCCtatatttattgagtaaggtttTGATTCTTTGCTCAGCTTGGATTGCAATTTAAAACTCTCCGAAAGGGGGAAGTCACAAATGAATCCTCTGACGGCTGATGAAGAATTTCTGAGCCAGGATCACATCTTTTGAGGATGCAAATAGAATTACAGAAAGAAGGGTTCTATTTGATGAAGAGTTCCCTATCTGGAGGGTTTTGCACCgagaatgaatgaatgaatgaaatagtGGAGTCTTAATAAGAGAAAGGATCGAACACccaatttcttataaaaatgATTCTATGAAAAGAGGTTGAAAATCACATTTTGGGAAATCTTTCTTCCTGGTGAAGCGCCTTGGAATCTCATTGAGAAGCATGACAATGGGTACAACCTCTTGTGAAATCAGCCGTTCAAGCTCTTTTCTACCCTTTTCTATTTTGACTTCTTTGAAAGGTGAAAGAGTAAGAAGCTAGACCGACTTGCTGTTAAATTAAAAGCAGCAAGAGCAAGTAAGTAGGCTATTCCCCGCAAGAACAATCTTGACAGACTTTATAATATAAGGCCCTTTAAACGTTCGTAATGGACTGAAACGTAATGACCTATGAGAGAAGGTTTGTTAGAAAAGAAAGTGTACCAATCTAGCAAACAAAGCAAAAACAATGGCTCCTACataaatagaatagaatagaaaTGATGTCACTAGAACGGACCATACAAATAACATCTTTCTAGCCTCCTAAAGGTAGTATTAAAAGATAAGATAAGGTTATGCGCACACAAGTAACTTCATGTATGCAGTTAGTTCTCAGGCGATTCCTTCGGATCTTAGGTGCGACCTTAGGGAGCTTGTTTTGGAAGCTACTCTCTTATAGTTATGTGTTCTAGTTTCGGAGTTCTAGTTCAAGGCGGGGCAGGACCGGAGTCACGGGGGTTGGGGGAGCCTTCCCCCAGAGAAAGCCTGATAAGATTCATTCTAATACTTGAGTTCAAGCTCCTACTTCGAAGTAAGCCTATAGGTTGTTTCAAAGCTTAGTAGCTAATGCGTACTTGCGTGTTAAAGGGGGTATGTGGATTTGGGCTACTAAGTGGAACAAGACCATTCAACTTGCCATTTTCACTCTCCTAGGGTGCGATCGTAGGAAGCTCTATTAGCTAATGCAATTCCCCGTCTGATAAAACTGATTATGCCCTGCTGCTTGGCTTGGAATTAAACTAGCCtatcattctctttcttcattactATATGGACCCATATTCTTATGTTTATCCAATGTTTACTGTATTACTGGGATTCCTATTTACTAAACCATATCAAAGAAGCTACTTTTTTTCTGGCTTTTATACCTAGGTATAAAGGGATAGACATTCTAAGAGAGTGCCAAAAAGAACACATACCTATAACTTTTGGAAGGTTTGGAACCCTCGATTCATCTGACTCAAGGAGAAAAAGAGAACAAGATGGGGGGGGGCTTGCCTCCTCGTTCCCTTTTACCTATGCCATGATGCTCATGGGCAGCTTATATTAATTGGATTTCCTTatctttcttattcaaattACGAGTTGAGATTTGGAGAGAGTGGATAGTACACGGTGGTGAATGACGTAAAGGAAGGGAAGGCAGATCTCGTGCTTTTGAGCGATTCTTCTCGCAAAAGGCAGATCTTTTTCTTTCTGTCCCAAATTAAGCAGTTGAATAGGGACTTAGATGTGACCAAGGTGCTTGCAAGCTTAAGGTTAGCATGTTGTTGGCTGGGAGAGCTGGTAAAAGAATGAAACCTTCAAGAGACCATGGTTAACAAGCCAGCTGAGGAAGAACAATCTCCCCCAGCAATATCGATCCTCCCTAGTTCAATCAAAATCGAGAACTGCGGAGAGGTTCTAACCGGCCTAGCCTAACCAACCGCTACAAGCGTGCAGGAAATAGATATGGTGAAGACTCTAGTCAATGTGATGGATCACTATCACTACAGATAGATGCTTTCCCTGAACTGTGTTCAATGGCACCTGATATGCCGACAAGGTCTTACTAAGAGATCTTTCATGTTTTATAGGGTGCTTCTTATTTCATTCCATAACCAGAAGTATGAGTAGAGCTACTTTTCCCCTATTCTAAATCCCATTTCTTATGTCTGTCAATAGGAGCCCAGCCCCTGGTTCAATTGATAGATAGGCCGAAAATATATTTCTGGACAAATGAACAGACCTTTCCTTTTGCCAACAAACCAGTGAAACCAGTAACCAAGTTCATGCGTCAGTAGCACGTCCAGGATCTTAGGAAAGGGGAAGCTAAAATGATATCTCGGATGGGCATGTTCCCCACTATTCTATGATTTTTTATAGTCACACTCTGTTTCATACCTGGTAGGTAGCCTTTCGCTTTCTCCTTGTACTAGATTTTTACTTGAATTACCCGTGAAAGCGAGAACGCACTATAtgcctttaaaataaaaagaaggatGGAAAATGAGAGAGCTCCTTTCTTTTCTAGCTTTGGCGGGAGGAATGAAAATCCTATCCTATACGAAGGCCTATATAAAAAAAGCACTTTGCCTAGAATCCCAAGTTGCCTCCCCTCTCCTTTGAGGCCGATCACATAAACTTTTGGAGCCCCTCGCCTTTGAGTATGGCAGCAGCCCAGACATAGACCTAATTAGGGGCCTAAACTCTTGAGTAGATTTCCCATTGAAGGGAGCATACTCCAAGatctaaccccccccccccgtgTAGGAGTTTGGGAAGGCCAGAAGGAAACAAAGAGCTGTAGAAGAGAATAAAGTGGTGTGCccattattttctttcatagCTGGAGCAAATGGAAGGAGATGTCATGCAAGCCGAAGACTTTGACAGGTGTCGATAGGCACGCCTCTGATAAGGGCTCGATCCTGAGAATGAATCCCAATCGAATCTATGGAAGGGAGACTCTCTATCCTCTTAATCTTTagagtatatattatatataggaTAATAAGTCTAATGCGGTGCCCAAGACAAGGCAAGATGAATAGGAATGTTGAAGGGACATAAGACTCAGCTAAGATAAGGAAAGACCCTGACCATCTAGGTCACCAATCTTCTTTTTTAGGGAGTCGGAGACGATCAGAGAGGCAACAAAATAGGAACTTTCATTCAGGGAGAGCTCAACAAGGTTGAGTCCATGATGATGGATATTCCAAGGAAGATCAAAAAAGATGAGTGAAGCTTTATACCTACCCCTAACTAGCACTATGAATCCAATCCTATCTACATAGATATTCCTAGCCACGAGATGAGGGGGGTCTTTCTTACTGTTAAGTCGTCTTCAACTCTTCTTTCTTTACTCCTTTCCGCATCGGGGCTGATAATTGGATAGAATATCCTTAAATAAAGAAAGGAGGCGTATAAATTAGGTTTTTGGCTCATAATAAAGCTAGGGTCT
Proteins encoded in this window:
- the LOC104645066 gene encoding zinc finger protein GIS2-like, with translation MADPNQLVYDFWNKSSNSSKASTIDMVDHQHPRRIPKPKSKVPSSRMFSCLYCSRKFCTSQALEGHQNAHRRERAASRRNMFSTTAKTTESFNRNNKNSNMVRLNFLQNNDDMEPPSLIMPQQNGKNSFLERIPLTGVGLLHQLKLRKEWKDRKLGELMEINA